The following proteins are co-located in the Onychomys torridus chromosome 6, mOncTor1.1, whole genome shotgun sequence genome:
- the Pcdh10 gene encoding protocadherin-10 isoform X3: MIVLLFFALLWMVDGVFSQLHYTVQEEQEHGTFVGNIAEDLGLDITKLSARRFQTVANSRTPYLDLNLETGVLYVNEKIDREQICKQSPSCVLHLEVFLENPLELFRVEIEVLDINDNPPSFPEPDLTVEISESATPGTRFPLESAFDPDVGTNSLRDYEITPNSYFSLDVQTQGDGNRFAELVLEKPLDREQQAVHRYVLTAVDGGGGGGGGEGGGGGGGAGLPPQQQRTGTALLTIRVLDSNDNVPAFDQPVYTVSLPENSPPGTLVIQLNATDPDEGQNGEVVYSFSSHISPRARELFGLSPRTGRLEVSGELDYEESPVYQVYVQAKDLGPNAVPAHCKVLVRVLDANDNAPEISFSTVKEAVSEGAAPGTVVALFSVTDRDSEENGQVQCELLGDVPFRLKSSFKNYYTIVTEAPLDREAGDSYTLTVVARDRGEPALSTSKSIQVQVSDVNDNAPRFSQPVYDVYVTENNVPGAYIYAVSATDRDEGANAKLTYSILECQIQGMSVFTYVSINSDNGYLYALRSFDYEQIKDFSFQVEARDAGSPQALAGNATVNILIVDQNDNAPAIVAPLPGRNGTPAREVLPRSAEPGYLLTRVAAVDADDGENARLTYSIVRGNEMNLFRLDWRTGELRTARRVPAKRDPQRPYELVIEVRDHGQPPLSSTATLVVQLVDGAVEPQGGGGGGGGGPGEHQRPSRSGSGETSLDLTLILIIALGSVSFIFLLAMIVLAVRCQKEKKLNIYTCLASDCCLCCCCCGSGGSTCCGRQARARKKKLSKSDIMLVQSANVPSNPAQVPVEESGSFGSHHHNQNYCYQVCLTPESAKTDLMFLKPCSPSRSTDAEHNPCGAIVTGYSDQQPDIISNGSILSNENKHQRAELSYLVDRPRRVNSSAFQEADIVSSKDSGHGDSEQGDSDHDVTNRGQSAGMDLFSNCTEECKALGHSDRCWMPSFVPSDGRQAADYRSNLHVPGMDSVPDTEVFEPPEAQPGAERSFSTFGKEKALHGTLERKELDGLLSNTRAPYKPPYLTRKRIC, from the exons TGGAGGTCTTCCTGGAGAATCCGCTGGAGCTGTTCCGAGTGGAGATCGAAGTGCTGGACATCAATGACAACCCTCCCTCTTTCCCGGAGCCGGACCTGACAGTGGAGATCTCAGAGAGCGCCACACCAGGCACCCGCTTTCCCTTGGAGAGCGCCTTCGACCCAGACGTGGGGACCAACTCATTGCGAGACTATGAGATAACCCCAAATAGCTACTTCTCGCTAGACGTGCAGACCCAAGGAGATGGCAACCGATTCGCCgagctggtgctggagaagcCACTGGACCGAGAACAGCAAGCGGTGCACCGCTACGTGCTGACCGCGGTGGacgggggaggagggggaggaggaggggaaggagggggaggcgGTGGGGGAGCCGGCCTGCCCCCCCAGCAGCAGCGCACTGGCACGGCCTTGCTCACCATCCGAGTACTCGACTCCAACGACAATGTGCCGGCGTTCGACCAACCCGTCTACACTGTGTCCCTACCAGAGAATTCACCCCCTGGCACCCTAGTGATCCAGCTCAATGCCACCGACCCGGATGAAGGCCAGAACGGCGAGGTCGTGTACTCATTTAGCAGTCACATTTCGCCCAGGGCTCGAGAGCTCTTTGGACTGTCGCCTCGCACCGGCCGGCTGGAGGTGAGCGGCGAGCTGGACTATGAAGAGAGCCCAGTGTACCAGGTCTATGTCCAAGCCAAGGATTTGGGTCCCAATGCTGTGCCTGCACACTGCAAGGTGCTAGTGAGAGTCCTGGATGCCAACGACAACGCACCAGAGATCAGCTTCAGCACGGTGAAAGAGGCAGTGAGCGAGGGTGCGGCCCCTGGCACCGTGGTGGCTCTATTCAGCGTGACCGATCGAGACTCGGAGGAGAATGGGCAGGTGCAGTGCGAGCTGCTGGGAGACGTGCCGTTCCGCCTCAAGTCTTCTTTCAAGAATTACTACACTATCGTGACTGAAGCCCCTTTGGACCGAGAGGCTGGGGACTCATACACCCTGACAGTGGTGGCCCGTGACCGGGGCGAGCCTGCACTTTCCACCAGTAAGTCGATCCAGGTTCAAGTGTCAGATGTGAATGACAATGCGCCGCGCTTCAGCCAGCCGGTCTACGACGTGTATGTGACAGAAAACAACGTGCCGGGAGCCTACATTTACGCGGTGAGCGCCACGGACCGCGACGAAGGGGCCAATGCCAAATTAACCTACTCCATCCTCGAGTGCCAGATCCAGGGCATGAGCGTCTTCACCTATGTGTCCATCAACTCAGACAACGGCTACTTGTACGCCCTGAGATCCTTTGACTATGAGCAGATCAAGGACTTCAGCTTTCAAGTGGAAGCCCGGGACGCCGGCAGCCCCCAGGCTCTGGCAGGCAATGCCACGGTCAACATCCTGATTGTAGATCAGAACGACAACGCCCCCGCCATCGTGGCGCCCCTGCCGGGGCGCAACGGGACTCCAGCCCGCGAGGTGCTGCCGCGCTCTGCAGAGCCGGGCTATCTGCTTACTCGCGTGGCCGCAGTGGACGCGGACGACGGCGAGAACGCCCGGCTCACCTACAGCATCGTGCGGGGCAACGAAATGAACCTATTCCGCCTGGACTGGCGCACGGGAGAGCTCCGCACTGCGCGCCGGGTTCCAGCCAAGCGCGACCCCCAGCGGCCTTATGAGCTGGTGATCGAGGTGCGCGACCACGGGCAGCCACCCCTGTCCTCCACAGCCACCCTGGTGGTTCAGCTGGTGGATGGAGCCGTGGAGCCccagggcgggggcgggggcggaggCGGAGGGCCAGGGGAGCACCAGCGCCCCAGCCGCTCTGGCAGCGGGGAAACTTCCCTGGACCTCACACTCATCCTCATCATCGCGCTGGGCTCAGTGTCCTTCATCTTTCTGCTGGCCATGATCGTGTTGGCCGTCCGctgtcaaaaagagaaaaaactcaATATCTATACTTGTCTAGCGAGTGAttgctgcctctgctgctgctgctgtggcagcGGGGGCTCCACCTGCTGCGGCCGCCAAGCCCGGGCGCGCAAGAAGAAACTCAGCAAGTCAGATATCATGTTGGTGCAGAGTGCCAATGTCCCTAGCAACCCAGCCCAGGTGCCGGTGGAAGAGTCCGGGAGCTTTGGCTCCCATCATCACAACCAGAACTATTGCTATCAGGTCTGCCTCACACCGGAGTCTGCCAAGACCGACCTGATGTTCCTGAAGCCCTGCAGCCCTTCCCGGAGTACAGACGCTGAGCACAATCCCTGCGGAGCCATCGTCACCGGGTACAGCGACCAGCAACCAGACATCATTTCCAACGGAAGCATTTTGTCCAACGAG aatAAACACCAGCGAGCAGAGCTCAGCTATCTAGTTGACAGACCTCGCCGTGTTAACAG TTCTGCGTTCCAGGAAGCTGATATAGTAAGCTCTAAGGACAGTGGTCATGGAGACAGTGAACAGGGAGACAGTGATCATGATGTCACCAATCGTGGCCAGTCAGCTG gtaTGGATCTCTTCTCCAACTGCACCGAGGAATGTAAAGCGCTGGGCCACTCTGACCGATGCTGGATGCCTTCATTTGTCCCTTCAGATGGACGCCAGGCTGCAGATTACCGCAGCAACCTTCATGTCCCCGGCATGGACTCAGTTCCAGACACCGAGGTCTTTGAACCTCCTGAAGCCCAGCCTGGAGCAGAACGGTCCTTCTCGACCTTCGGCAAGGAGAAGGCCTTGCATGGCACCctggagaggaaggagctggACGGATTGCTGTCTAATACACGAGCGCCTTACAAACCACCATATTTGA